One stretch of Candidatus Deferrimicrobium sp. DNA includes these proteins:
- a CDS encoding MBL fold metallo-hydrolase — protein sequence MAGITARGDETMGKMALGTVRSLSVKCLSELSWRDNARMRLDVREAGGLMTADQFDVKWTPGNAAGVSALLSIGDAEGRARTILMDVGWDVEYMDDVFRREGVDRLLADGKIDFVYITHEHVDHFWGMPAVTKYRPDVKVVIPSGFSSRSKELLESSGHTGEVVEMAPGPHLLFPGCASVTFDQPIFLKTHGEQVLYVNVEGKGIVTITGCCHPGVLGLLEYAKEHFDGFSAFHGVYGGLHISPFEEWGPPQEEVLDKLQAFHVRKFACNHCTGETAVRKMRERGMPVVGGTSLHGSKSFLYPGNGDTVDF from the coding sequence ATGGCAGGCATCACCGCGAGGGGAGATGAGACGATGGGGAAGATGGCGTTGGGAACCGTGAGATCCCTTTCCGTGAAGTGCCTCTCCGAGCTGTCGTGGCGCGACAACGCGCGGATGCGGCTGGACGTCCGGGAGGCGGGGGGGTTGATGACCGCCGACCAGTTCGACGTGAAGTGGACGCCGGGGAACGCCGCCGGGGTCTCCGCCCTGCTGTCCATCGGGGATGCCGAAGGGCGCGCCAGGACGATCCTGATGGACGTGGGCTGGGACGTCGAATATATGGACGACGTCTTCCGCCGCGAGGGGGTCGACCGGCTCCTCGCCGACGGGAAGATCGACTTCGTCTACATCACCCACGAGCACGTGGACCATTTCTGGGGGATGCCCGCCGTCACGAAGTACCGCCCCGACGTGAAGGTCGTGATCCCCTCCGGCTTTTCCTCCCGCAGCAAGGAGCTGCTGGAATCGTCCGGCCACACGGGAGAGGTCGTCGAGATGGCCCCCGGCCCGCACCTTCTCTTCCCCGGATGCGCCTCCGTCACCTTCGACCAGCCGATCTTCCTCAAGACCCACGGGGAGCAGGTTCTCTACGTGAACGTGGAGGGGAAGGGGATCGTCACCATCACCGGCTGCTGCCACCCCGGCGTGCTCGGGCTGCTCGAATACGCGAAGGAGCACTTCGACGGGTTCTCCGCCTTCCACGGCGTCTACGGCGGGTTGCACATCTCCCCGTTCGAGGAGTGGGGCCCCCCGCAGGAAGAGGTGCTCGACAAGCTGCAGGCGTTCCACGTCCGGAAATTCGCCTGCAACCATTGCACGGGCGAGACGGCGGTCCGCAAGATGCGGGAGCGCGGCATGCCTGTGGTCGGCGGAACGTCGCTCCACGGCAGCAAGAGCTTCCTCTATCCGGGGAACGGCGACACGGTCGACTTCTGA
- a CDS encoding M20/M25/M40 family metallo-hydrolase, protein MTDPVALLSGYLRIDTSNPPGDCRGAAELLCGALRQSGLSPVTFGARPEKPNVLCHVGGTEEPGLVLIHHMDVVPAKAEEWSVPPFSAEVRGGFLYGRGTLDTKGLGAAHWCAALRAAKAGILRRKLFLVANADEEVGGGEGAEYFVRNLPFPIGAAYGMNEGGVGVRDVFGAGGKFFLLNMWEKGPVWMKLSAAGRAGHGSRPTAKDAPARLARAMARVAELREPARLTEPVRDMLRVLRAKGFLDLDVDALRSGAEEAAALETLGARFPEIDPLLRNTFAVTTLAAGFKPNVIPSSAEGTIDVRIVPGEEPEAVAARVRALIADLDVSVGLLFAEKPNGSPMGPLYGAMEAAVLSVYPDAAVLPYMCTGFTDSRFFRSIGIPTYGLMPLLLPREEHGKIHGVDERIPVDGIEEMTRIVYALIERWNA, encoded by the coding sequence ATGACAGACCCGGTCGCGCTGCTTTCCGGATATCTGCGGATCGACACATCGAACCCGCCGGGGGATTGCCGGGGGGCGGCGGAACTGCTGTGCGGGGCGCTCCGGCAGAGCGGACTGTCGCCGGTCACGTTCGGGGCCCGGCCGGAGAAACCGAACGTCCTGTGCCACGTCGGCGGGACGGAGGAGCCGGGGCTCGTTCTCATCCACCACATGGACGTTGTGCCCGCGAAGGCGGAGGAGTGGAGCGTGCCGCCGTTTTCGGCGGAGGTTCGGGGCGGCTTCCTGTACGGGCGCGGGACGCTCGACACGAAGGGCCTGGGGGCCGCCCATTGGTGCGCCGCGCTGCGCGCCGCGAAAGCGGGGATCTTGCGGAGGAAACTGTTCCTCGTGGCCAACGCGGACGAGGAAGTGGGCGGCGGCGAGGGGGCGGAATATTTCGTGCGGAACCTGCCGTTCCCGATCGGCGCGGCGTACGGGATGAACGAGGGCGGCGTCGGCGTGCGGGACGTCTTCGGGGCGGGCGGAAAGTTCTTCCTCCTCAACATGTGGGAGAAGGGTCCCGTGTGGATGAAGCTCTCCGCCGCGGGGAGGGCGGGGCACGGCAGCCGCCCAACGGCGAAGGACGCCCCGGCGCGCCTGGCCCGGGCGATGGCGCGGGTGGCGGAGCTCCGGGAGCCGGCGCGGCTGACCGAGCCGGTCCGGGATATGCTGCGGGTGCTGCGCGCGAAGGGGTTTCTCGATCTGGACGTCGACGCCCTGCGTAGCGGCGCGGAAGAGGCGGCGGCGCTGGAGACCCTCGGCGCCCGGTTCCCCGAGATCGACCCGCTGCTGCGGAACACGTTCGCGGTGACGACGCTCGCGGCGGGGTTCAAGCCGAACGTGATCCCGTCTTCGGCGGAGGGGACGATCGATGTGCGGATCGTTCCGGGGGAGGAGCCGGAGGCGGTGGCGGCGAGGGTGCGGGCGCTGATCGCCGACCTCGACGTGTCGGTCGGGCTCCTCTTCGCGGAAAAGCCGAACGGGTCGCCGATGGGACCGCTCTACGGTGCGATGGAGGCGGCGGTCCTCTCCGTTTACCCCGACGCGGCCGTCCTGCCGTACATGTGCACCGGCTTCACCGATTCGCGCTTCTTCCGGTCGATCGGCATCCCCACGTACGGGCTGATGCCGCTGCTGCTGCCGCGGGAGGAGCACGGGAAGATCCACGGCGTGGACGAGCGGATCCCGGTGGACGGGATCGAAGAGATGACGCGGATCGTCTACGCGCTCATCGAGCGGTGGAACGCTTAG